Sequence from the Streptomyces peucetius genome:
GTCCGGTCCGGCGCTGCGGTCGTTGCGGGTGCGGTCCGGCCGGGTTCAGGCCGGTGGCCGGACCCTGGTCGGATAGTGGTCGGCCACGACCCGGGTCATCGCGCCGATCGGGTCGGTCACGACCTCCATCGCCGAGAAGTAGCAGTGACCGGCGACCTCCGGGTACCGCTCGGCGTACGTGAGATGCCGGGAGAGCTCCGAGGGGTCCTGCCAGGCCTCCGGCTGCCCCGGCGCACCCGCCTTGTACAGGGCCTCCCCGATGAAGAGGTCGACGCCGGTGCCTCTCGCCACCTCCGCCCACCAGGGCACGAGCATCTTGTAGTCGGCGGGCGGGAAGCCCATGTTCCAGTAGACCTGGGGCACGACGTAGTCGATCCACCCCTCTTTTACCCAGCGCCGGGTGTCCGCGTGCAGGTCGTCATAGGTCTGCACGCCGGCCTCCGTACGCGATCCGAGTGGGTCCGTCGCGGCGTTGCGCCACACACCGAAGGGGCTGATCCCGAAGCGGACGTGTTTCTTCACGGCCTTGATCCGCGCGGCCGTCTCCCGCACCAGCCGGTCGATGTTGTCGCGGCGCCATGCGGCCTTGTCGGTGAAACCACCGCCGTACCGCGCGAAGGTCGCGTCGTCGTCGAAGGCCTGGTCGGGGACGGGATACGGGTAGAAGTAGTCGTCGAAGTGGACCGCGTCGACGTCGTAGCGGACGACGGCGTCCATGATCGCGTCCTGCACGAAGCGCCGGACCTCCGGGACACCCGGGTCGTAGTAGAGCTTCCCGCCGTACGCCACCGTCCACTCCGGGTGGAGCCTGGCCGGATGGCTCTCGACCAGGCGCGTCGGGTCGGTGTGCGTGGCCACCCGGTACGGGTTGAACCAGGCGTGCAGCTCCAGACCGCGCCGGTGCGCCTCGCGCACCGCCGTGCCGAGGGGGTCCCAGCCCGGGTCCCTGCCCTGGACGCCGGTCAGATACTGGCTCCACGGCTCGTACGGCGACGGCCACAGGGCGTCCGCGGTGGGCCGGACCTGGAGGACCACGGCGTTCAGCCGGCGGTCCACCGCGGTGTCGAGGTACGCCAGGAGTTCCGCGCGCTGCCGGTCGGCCGGCAGGCCCGGCTGCGAGGGCCAGTCCCGGTTCGCGACGGTGGCGAGCCACATCCCGCGGAACTCCCGCTTCGTCTGCCGCCCCCGGCCCCGGCGCCGGTTCTCGGCAGCGGCGCCGGTCCCTGCCGCGTCCCCGGCCGCCGCGAACGCGGCGAGCGCTCCGGCCGCCGTCACCACGAACCCTCTTCTGCCGATACGCCCCATAAGTCCACCTCTGTCAGGCTCGGTGTCCACCGCCGTATCCGCAGAGCATGCCCGCCCCGGGCGCTCGGGCATCCACACATCCGGAGTAACGTCGTGGGGTCGGGCGGGCGCCGGAACCATACGGGGGACCTGCCGGCCGAAGGATCAGCGAAAGGCACGAGGTGACGGACTCAATGGCCGACATTGCACGCGTCGGAGTAGTGGGTTGCGGCCAGATGGGCGCGGGCATCGCGGAGGTGTGTGCCCGCAGCGGCCTCGAGGTGAAGGTGGCCGAGACCACGGGTGAGGCCCTGGAGATCGGCCGTACCCGGCTGTTCAACTCCCTCTCCAAGGCCGCCGAGCGCGGCAAGATCAGCGAGGAGGAGCGCGACGCCACCCTGGAGAGGCTGAGCTTCACGACCGACCTCGGGGAGTTCGCCGACCGCGACCTCGTCATCGAGGCCGTCGTGGAGAACGAGCAGGTCAAGACCGAGATCTTTCAGGTGCTGGACCAGGTGGTGACCCGCCACGACGCGATTCTCGCCTCCAACACCTCCTCCATCCCGCTGGTGAAACTGGCTGTCGCGACCTCCCGCCCCGACCAGGTCATCGGCATCCACTTCTTCAACCCGGCCCCGGTGCAGAAGCTCGTCGAGCTGATCCCGGCGCTCACCACCTCCGAGGAGACCATCAAGCGTTCGGAGGCCGTGGTGCAGCAGGTGCTGGACAAGCACCCGATCCGCGCCCAGGACCGCTCCGGCTTCGTGGTCAACGCTCTTCTCATCCCGTACCTCCTCTCGGCGATCCGGATGTTCGAATCGGGCATCGCGTCGCGCGAGGACATCGACAACGGCATGGAGATGGGCTGCGCCCACCCCATGGGGCCGCTGAAGCTCTCCGACCTGATCGGCCTCGACACCGTGGCCTCGGTCGCCGACAGCATGTACGCGGAGTTCAAGGAGCCGCTGTACGCCGCTCCCCCGCTGCTGCAGCGGATGGTGGACGCGGGCCGGCTCGGCCGCAAGACGGGCTCCGGCTTCTACACGTACTCCTGACCGGTCGGCGTCGCCCGCCCGGCCCGGCGGTGCCACGGCCCGTGGCGCCGGGCCGCGCGGTGCCGCCGGGCAGGCCGGCCGTCAGCCGAACCGCAGGTGGTGCAGCATCAGCAACCCGGCCGCCATGCCGGCGGCCGGGACCTCGCCGCGGGCGATCATGTCGGGCACCAGCTTGAGCGGGACCCACTCGCGGCGCGAGGACTCGAAGTCGTCCACGGGGTGACCTGTGTACGTGGCGTCCTCGGCCCAGTAGAGGTGGTGGCGGGCGTCGGTGAGGCCGTTGGACGGCTCCACGGTCAGCAGATGGTGGAGGGGACCGGGCCGCCAGCCGGTCTCCTCCTCCATCTCCCTGGCCGCCGCCGCCCGGACGTCCTCCCCGTCCTCGACGACACCGGCGGCGAGCTCCCACCCCCAGCTGTCGGTGATGAACCGGTGCCGCCAGAGCATCAGCACCTCGTTGGCCTCGTTGACGGCGGTCGCGACGGCAACGGGGCGGAGGCGGACGAGGAAGTGGTCCAGATGCCGGCCGTCGGGCAGCTCGACATCGGCGAGATTGACCCTGAACCACCGGTTCTCGTACACGGTTTGTTCGCTCAAGTTCGTCCACTGCATGTTTCTGCCACCTTCCGACACGTAGATGGCAACATGGCAGCAGGAGCCCGGTCATAGGGGAACGCGCAGCGCCCCCTCGATGAGTCCGGCCGTCTCTTTCGCGCCGGCACAACCGCTCGCCGCCAGCCCCTCACGCACCGCCCGCAGCCGGTCCCTCAGCCGCTGCGACTCCATCCCCCTGGCCCGCTCCAGCATCTCCGCCGCGGTCCGCGCCGCGCGGTCCGCCTCCCCCTGTCGCAGCTCGATCTGGCTCAGCAGGGCGAGCCGGTGCACCCGGCCGCGGTCGTGCGCCGGTGTGCCGACGGCGGCAGCCGCGTGCGCCCTCGCGGCCGTGAGATAGCCCAGACCGAGCAGCGCCTCGGCGACCTGTACGTCGACCAGGCCCGGCTGGACGTAACCGGTCTCGTCCGGCTCATGACCGGGGCGGATCCGACCCGCCTCCGACTGCGCACGCCGGATGCAGGTCAGCGCGCCGGCGGCGTCGCCCAGATGCGCGTACGCCTTGGCCTGCATCGCGTACAGGTCGGCGGCCAGAGCCGGGGTGATCTGCCGGCCGGCCGACCGCAGCGCCGCCTCCGCGAAGGCGAGCGCCTGCCGGTGCTCGGACATGAACAGCGACTGGTTGACCAGAAGCGCGACGACGTACGCGCCCAGCCCCCGGTCCCCGCTCGCTTTCGCCAGCCGCAGCGCCTGGTGGAAGTAGCGCTGGGCCGGTCCGTGCGCGTCGGAGTCGTAGGAACAGATA
This genomic interval carries:
- a CDS encoding glycoside hydrolase family 10 protein, which encodes MGRIGRRGFVVTAAGALAAFAAAGDAAGTGAAAENRRRGRGRQTKREFRGMWLATVANRDWPSQPGLPADRQRAELLAYLDTAVDRRLNAVVLQVRPTADALWPSPYEPWSQYLTGVQGRDPGWDPLGTAVREAHRRGLELHAWFNPYRVATHTDPTRLVESHPARLHPEWTVAYGGKLYYDPGVPEVRRFVQDAIMDAVVRYDVDAVHFDDYFYPYPVPDQAFDDDATFARYGGGFTDKAAWRRDNIDRLVRETAARIKAVKKHVRFGISPFGVWRNAATDPLGSRTEAGVQTYDDLHADTRRWVKEGWIDYVVPQVYWNMGFPPADYKMLVPWWAEVARGTGVDLFIGEALYKAGAPGQPEAWQDPSELSRHLTYAERYPEVAGHCYFSAMEVVTDPIGAMTRVVADHYPTRVRPPA
- a CDS encoding 3-hydroxybutyryl-CoA dehydrogenase, whose product is MADIARVGVVGCGQMGAGIAEVCARSGLEVKVAETTGEALEIGRTRLFNSLSKAAERGKISEEERDATLERLSFTTDLGEFADRDLVIEAVVENEQVKTEIFQVLDQVVTRHDAILASNTSSIPLVKLAVATSRPDQVIGIHFFNPAPVQKLVELIPALTTSEETIKRSEAVVQQVLDKHPIRAQDRSGFVVNALLIPYLLSAIRMFESGIASREDIDNGMEMGCAHPMGPLKLSDLIGLDTVASVADSMYAEFKEPLYAAPPLLQRMVDAGRLGRKTGSGFYTYS
- a CDS encoding NUDIX hydrolase, which gives rise to MQWTNLSEQTVYENRWFRVNLADVELPDGRHLDHFLVRLRPVAVATAVNEANEVLMLWRHRFITDSWGWELAAGVVEDGEDVRAAAAREMEEETGWRPGPLHHLLTVEPSNGLTDARHHLYWAEDATYTGHPVDDFESSRREWVPLKLVPDMIARGEVPAAGMAAGLLMLHHLRFG
- a CDS encoding transcriptional regulator — translated: MQPNTLLDALLEEAGFSHAGLAARVNLAGSARGLSLRYEHTAVARWLKGQRPRGQVPDLICEVLAGRLRRVVTLDDIGLGVPAGDRAVPHNSSLSGFVERATAQWRYEAQQRQRQRQQGAREAPAPAVTGTPAVMPVWEWENPPEDSDVSREGRTRVGTADIEMLRAARAHYELMYRRAGGVATRSRIVGFLNAETAPLLRGSYGDALGRQLHRAAGGLVAVAGICSYDSDAHGPAQRYFHQALRLAKASGDRGLGAYVVALLVNQSLFMSEHRQALAFAEAALRSAGRQITPALAADLYAMQAKAYAHLGDAAGALTCIRRAQSEAGRIRPGHEPDETGYVQPGLVDVQVAEALLGLGYLTAARAHAAAAVGTPAHDRGRVHRLALLSQIELRQGEADRAARTAAEMLERARGMESQRLRDRLRAVREGLAASGCAGAKETAGLIEGALRVPL